One region of Thunnus albacares chromosome 8, fThuAlb1.1, whole genome shotgun sequence genomic DNA includes:
- the LOC122987656 gene encoding sialic acid-binding Ig-like lectin 14: protein MFVLIWATLLFSVRGSNAGASVNCQNDGYCITLTEGEIIAEAGLCVVIPCSFTTPDSFTTQHIVWYKCGPSRQRCGDSDIIFHTNKNNRKGQPGFKGRVSLLESDLSQKNCSIVINDLTASDSGSYQLRVKDVQYWNPNGFTFSFRTTVSVKDLSQKPTVMIPPLTEGQQTTLTCTAPGLCSGSVPTITWMWRGTGKNDSHITGDIMTENLAAVTQRHSSTLTFNSSAEHHGSNVTCKVSFTGDTTTEETVILNVTYMKKPGITGDAIVKEGDTLNLTCSVESFPPSLITWTKLGLNTNLQNGIDADLQNDTGLSTLIIPNVTAEHSGRYICTAKHVDSTPTVYVDVTVTWFAKILNGSGCVAQSTVLTCRCISQGVPLPTIKWPLMKNHNEYSVITTVSDHTVNSTITLTVKDHSDTAVECVSSNENGEAKEKLTIIQMNMPEQEGPVQHCRPDSAVLPWAVAGVSLSVNVFSIIYVMFLWNARKKVKPNEADRTYMSLRKIDQSAEYDVIAPPLN, encoded by the exons ATGTTTGTTCTCATCTGGGCGACTCTGCTCTTCTCTGTGAGAGGCAGCAATGCAG GTGCATCGGTGAACTGTCAGAATGATGGATACTGTATCACTCTTACTGAAGGAGAAATAATAGCAGAGGCTGGACTCTGTGTTGTGATACCGTGCTCTTTCACTACTCCTGATAGCTTCACAACCCAACATATAGTTTGGTACAAATGTGGACCAAGTAGACAAAGATGTGGTGATTCTGACATAATATTccacacaaacaagaacaacagaaaAGGTCAGCCTGGGTTCAAAGGACGAGTGTCACTGTTGGAGTCTGACCTGAGTCAAAAGAACTGCAGCATCGTCATCAATGACCTCACTGCTTCAGATTCTGGATCATATCAACTCAGAGTTAAAGATGTCCAGTATTGGAATCCAAATGGATTTACCTTCTCTTTTAGAACAACTGTCTCTGTCAAAG ATCTGAGTCAGAAGCCCACAGTGATGATTCCTCCACTGACTGAGGGACAGCAGACCACACTGACCTGCACTGCTCCTGGTCTCTGCTCTGGATCTGTTCCTACAATCACCTGGATGTGGAGAGGAACAGGAAAGAATGACTCTCACATTACAGGAGACATCATGACTGAGAATCTGGCCGCtgtcacacagagacacagctCAACTTTGACCTTTAACTCTTCAGCTGAACACCATGGCTCCAATGTGACCTGTAAGGTCAGCTTCACAGGTGACACAACTACAGAAGAGACAGTGATTCTGAATGTGACCT ATATGAAGAAACCTGGCATCACTGGGGATGCAATTGTTAAGGAAGGTGACACTCTGAATCTGACCTGCAGTGTTGAAAGTTTCCCTCCGTCTCTGATCACATGGACAAAACTTGGCCTCAACACAAACCTACAAAATGGAATTGATGCTGACTTGCAGAACGACACTGGACTATCCACACTTATCATCCCTAACGTGACAGCAGAACATTCTGGACGTTACATCTGTACAGCAAAGCATGTGGATAGTACTCCGACTGTATATGTTGATGTAACTGTGACTT GGTTTGCAAAGATCCTAAATGGCTCTGGATGTGTGGCTCAGTCGACAGTTCTGACCTGTAGGTGTATCAGTCAGGGGGTTCCCTTACCCACCATTAAATGGCCGCTGATGAAGAACCACAATGAGTACTCTGTCATTACCACTGTGTCGGACCACACAGTCAACAGCACCATCACCCTAACTGTAAAAGACCACAGTGACACTGCTGTTGAGTGTGTCAGCAGCAATGAAAATGgagaagcaaaagaaaaactcaCCATCATCCAAATGAACATGCCAGAACAAGAGG GTCCTGTGCAACATTGCAGACCTGACAGCGCAGTCCTTCCCTGGGCCGTTGCTGGTGTATCTCTAAGTGTGAATGTCTTCAGCATAATCTACGTGATGTTCCTTTG GAACGCCAGAAAAAAGGTGAAACCAAATGAGGCCGACAGAACGTACATGTCACTGAGGAAAATAGACCAATCAGCAGAGTATGATGTTATTGCCCCCCCTCTGAACTGA
- the LOC122987315 gene encoding sialic acid-binding Ig-like lectin 5, which produces MYNLSQRPTVMIPPLTEGQQTTLTCTAPGLCSGSVPTITWMWRGTGENDSHITGDIMTENLTAVTQRHSSTLTFNSSAEHHGTNVTCKVSFTGDTTTEETVTLNVTYMKKPGITGDAIVKEGETLNLTCSVESFPPSLITWTKLGLNTNLQNGIDANLQNDTGLSTLIITNVTAEHSGRYICTAKHVDSTLTVYVDVTVTWFAKILNGSGCVAQSTVLTCRCISQGVPLPTIKWPLMKNHNEYSVITTVSNHTINSTITLTVKDHSDTAVECVSSNAYGEAKEKLTIIQISTPEQEDQSSLLKIVSRLDIIIAFLTGVLLSATLCCLAKTCHREKQKSSGNLDGTLEMVTTQEDPLIHAGQAVEDDQTNHQEAPKDGAEAVEKGAPDLDGGPKDAEYASIDFSVLKRRSVRGAAKKQETTETEYAEIEREEKMEAVIEEDEEIKHCVPEEEEAEDAALYSNVKDIMGEI; this is translated from the exons ATGTACA ATCTGAGTCAGAGGCCCACAGTGATGATTCCTCCACTGACTGAGGGACAGCAGACCACACTGACCTGCACTGCTCCTGGTCTCTGCTCTGGATCTGTTCCTACAATCACCTGGATGTGGAGAGGAACAGGAGAGAATGACTCTCACATTACAGGAGACATCATGACTGAGAATCTGACTGCtgtcacacagagacacagctCAACTTTGACCTTTAACTCTTCAGCTGAACACCATGGCACCAATGTGACCTGTAAGGTCAGCTTCACAGGTGACACAACTACAGAGGAGACGGTGACTCTGAATGTGACCT ATATGAAGAAACCTGGCATCACTGGGGATGCAATTGTTAAGGAAGGTGAAACTCTGAATCTGACCTGCAGTGTTGAAAGTTTCCCTCCGTCTCTGATCACATGGACTAAACTTGGCCTCAACACAAACCTACAAAATGGAATTGATGCTAACTTGCAGAATGACACTGGACTATCCACACTCATCATCACTAACGTGACAGCAGAACATTCTGGACGTTACATCTGTACAGCAAAACATGTGGATAGTACTCTGACTGTATATGTTGATGTAACTGTGACTT GGTTTGCAAAGATCCTAAATGGCTCTGGATGTGTGGCTCAGTCGACAGTTCTGACCTGTAGGTGTATCAGTCAGGGGGTTCCCTTACCCACCATTAAATGGCCACTGATGAAGAACCACAATGAGTACTCTGTCATTACCACTGTGTCGAACCACACAATCAACAGCACCATCACCCTAACTGTAAAAGACCACAGTGACACTGCTGTTGAGTGTGTCAGCAGCAATGCATATGgagaagcaaaagaaaaactcaCCATCATCCAAATAAGCACACCAGAACAAGAGG ATCAATCCAGTTTACTAAAAATTGTTTCACGGCTGGACATCATCATTGCATTTTTGACTGGGGTACTTCTTTCAGCAACCCTTTGCTGTTTGGCAAAAACATGCCATAG agaaaaacagaagagctcTGGAAATCTGGATGGGACCCTGGAGATGGTGACCACCCAAGAGGATCCACTG ATACATGCCGGTCAAGCAGTGGAAGATGATCAGACCAACCACCAAGAGGCACCAAAAGATGGAGCTGAGGCGGTGGAGAAAGGAGCCCCTGATCTTGATGGTGGACCAAAAGACGCAGAGTACGCCAGCATTGACTTCTCCGTGTTGAAAAGAAGAAGTGTCAGGGGGGCAGCAAAGAAGCAAGAGACCACAGAGACAGAGTACGCTGAAattgagagagaggaaaaaatggaGGCCGTGAtagaagaggatgaggagataAAACATTGTGTGCCTGAagaggaggaagcggaggaTGCTGCGCTGTATTCCAATGTGAAGGATATAATGGGTGAGATTTGA